The genomic stretch CTTGTCCGCCGCTTGCAACAGCGCCGGCAAATACTTTGAACCCTGATTCCTTAACAGCTTCAGAAACATCTTTTAATTCCATTTCAAAGCGGGTATCCGGTTTATCAGAACCATATCGGCCCATTGCTTCATCATAGGATAAACGAGGGAATGCTTCAGGAATTTCAGCTCCCTTAACATCTTTCATCAATTTGCCCATCATGCGCTCCACCATGGCAATGATGTCTTCCTGGGACATGAAGCTCGTTTCGATATCAATTTGTGTAAATTCAGGCTGGCGGTCAGCACGGAGATCTTCATCCCGGAAGCAGCGCGCGATTTGATAATATTTATCGAACCCCGAAACCATCAGCATCTGTTTAAAAATTTGCGGTGATTGAGGAAGGGCATAAAACTCTCCCGGATGTACCCTGCTTGGTACTAGATAGTCCCTTGCCCCTTCAGGCGTACTTTTCGTCAGGATCGGTGTTTCAATATCAAGGAATCCTTCATCATCAAGGAAAGTCCTGAATGCTTTTGTCACCTGATGACGCATTTTCAACGTTTCAAACATCATCGGTCTTCTTAAATCCAGATAGCGATATTTTAAGCGAAGCTCTTCTGAAACTTCTTTATCATCTGAAAGTACGAATGGCGGAGTTTTCGCTTCATTTATGATAGTGATTTCTGAAACAACTACTTCGATCTTCCCTGTCATCAAGTTCGTATTGACCGTTCCTTCTTCACGCGCCACTACTTTCCCTTTAATATCAAGGACATATTCATTTCTTACTTTTTCTGCAATTTCCAGCGCTTCTTTTGAACCATCCGGATTAAAGACAGCTTGAACGATTCCCGTCCGATCGCGCAAATCAATGAAAATGAGTCCGCCGAGATCTCGTCTCTTTTGCACCCAGCCTTTTAATGTAATGGATTCACCAATGTTTTCTTCTGTCACTTCACCGCAGTAATAAGTTCTTCCGTACATGTTGTTATCCTCCCTTAATCCGCTAGTTGTTGGAATGCTGAAACAAAATCATCAAGCGTCAATTCCTGCTGATCTCCTGTTTCCATATTTTTCACATTAATCTTATTAACTTTTAATTCATCCTCGCCGAGCACCGCAACAAATCTTGCGTTTACTCTGTCCGCCGCTTTGAATTGGGCTTTTATTTTTCTATCGAGGTAATCCTTCTCGGCAGAGTAGCCTGCCTGCCGTAATTGATACAGCAATTCGACCGTTTTATCCTTAGCTTCCTCTCCAAGAGAAACAAAGAAACAGTCCATCTTGGATTCATACGGTAGAACAGCCCCTTCGGCTTCTACTGCTGCCAAAAGACGTTCAATGCTCATTCCGAAACCGATTCCCGGAGTTTCAGGGCCGCCGATTTCTTGGATGAGGCCATTGTATCGTCCTCCGCCGCATAGAGTCGTGATTGCGCCGAAGCCTTCAGCACTGCTCATGATTTCGAATGCTGTATGGTTGTAGTAATCCAAACCGCGAACCAATGTAGGATCTACTTCGAACTCAATGCCAAGGGCTGTTAAATAAGCCTGGACTTTTTCAAAATATTGTATGGACTCTTCATTCAAATACTCGAGGATGGATGGAGCTGTTCCCATCAGTTCATGGTCCCTGTCCTTTTTGCAATCCAAAATACGAAGAGGATTCTTTTCGAGGCGATTTTGGCAATCGCTGCAAAACTCTGAGATCCTCGGCTCGAAGTGTTTAATGAGTGCGTTGCGGTGTGCTTTCCGGCTTTCCTGGTCTCCCAAGCTATTGATGACTAGCTTTAAGCTCTTCAATCCAGCTTCTTTATAAAGCGACATGGCCAATGAAATAACCTCTGCATCGATTGCCGGATCCTGGCTGCCCAATGCTTCTACCCCGAACTGGACGAATTGCCTGAAACGTCCTGCCTGGGGCCTTTCGTACCGGAACATTGGACCATTATAGTAAAGTTTGACAGGCTGGTTTGCATATCCGTACATCTTGTTTTCAATATAAGACCTTGCAACAGATGCAGTTCCTTCGGGACGAAGGGTCATATCCCTTCCTCCACGGTCTTCAAAAGAGTACATTTCTTTTTGAACGATGTCTGTTGTATCTCCTACGCTGCGCAGGAACAGTTCAGTATGTTCGAAAATCGGAGTCCTGATTTCTTTATAATTGAATTTTTGGCAAAGCTCTTTTGCCTTCTGTTCTATGAATTGCCACTTTTCCACTTCTCCAGGAAGGATATCCTGGGTTCCTCGAGGAATTTGAATAGCCATTTCTTTACTCCTCCAATTTCATTTTTATGTAATAAAAAAACTCCCATCCCTTGTAAAATGAATTACAAGGGACGAGAGTATGATTCCCGTGGTGCCACCCTAATTGAAGCAAATGTGCATGCTTCCTCTTTTACAGTTAACGCCTGCAACGTTCATCCCTTACTGGGCTCTGCCTTTTCAGGGTGAATCCTAGGAAGTGTCTTTCATCAAGCCAGCTTGCAGGATTGCTCTCAGCCTTGGCAACCCCTCTCTATCCAAGTGAATCTCGAATACTTTTCTTCCTCGATGGATCCTTTATTCGATTAATATTATTCATTTATAATACGAGCGTACTTCCTACATTGTCAAGGCGATTTCTCAAGATCGCTCCATTTTTTTCTTAAGCGACCTTACATCTCTCAATGTCAATCCAAATTCAGAGGCCAGTTCCATTGTGGTGGCTTGGCTTTCCCTTTCGATAAAATGATGAAAATCCACTCCAAAAACTTTTTCAGCCCCCATATTCATCGACTGTTTATCACCAAATCTCATTCCATGACCTCCTTTTTCCATCTGCTCTTCTTATCATTTCCAATCCCATAAATTTATTACATCCATAAAAGGAGTTTTTGAATTCATATAGAATAGTAATAACTGATACCCTTCAAAACTTTATGAAAAGTCATAGGGAAAAATAAAATAAGGCGGTGCATAAATGGCTAGGAAATTACTTCAGGCTGCCATCGTTGCCATCATGTTGACAGCCTCATTTTTCACCAATGCCCACTTTAGCCATGCGGGCGGACCCCAAGCCAAAGTAGGGGTCGATTCATTGAATGTCCGGCAAGGGCCGGGACTTACTTATTCTGTAGTCGCACAAATACATAAAGGGGAAACCTACGAAATCGTGGGCCAGCAAAAGGATTGGGTCCAAATCAAAGTTTCTGCATTCACAAAGGGTTGGGTTGCTTCTTGGCTCGTCACAACCACTGACAATGGATATACTGCATCCAGCAGTGATTCAATCGGCATCGTCACCGCCGATGGCCTTCGGCTTAGAAGCGGGCCGGGAACTGGTGAAAAAGTCATTGATGTCCTTTCTAAAAATGAAAAGGTCTCAATCCTGGCATCCTCCTCAAACTGGTACAAAGTCAATGCGAATGGCCATACCGGATGGATATCCAGTGAATTCGTTTCTATGTCAGGGAAAACGGAAGCTGCAAGCACAACCTCCGCTAAGAGCGCCATCATAACAGCAACTTCCCTGAACGCCCGTTCAAATCCGGATCTCGGCAGCAGGATTGTCGGCTCCCTAAAAAAAGGGGACCGGGTCCGAATCCTTTCCACAAAGAATGACTGGAACGAGATTGAATTTGGCGGGGACACAGCATGGATAAGCGGAAAATATGTGGAATATTCCGATTCGCCTGCTCCTTCTTCACCATCCTCAGGCAATCAAACCATGATGGCCGTTGTTAAAGTGGATAATTTAAATGTTCGAGAAGAACCTTCTTTGAATGGAAATATTGTCGGCAGTGTAAAATCCGGTGAACGTGTGAAATTGATCGAGGAAAAAAACGACTGGATGAAAATCGAGTTGAGCCAAGGAAGCACTGGCTGGGTAGCAGGCTGGTTTATGGAAAAGACCATGGCAGCACCTTCAAAAGGGAATGACGTCTCTTCTTCAAAAGGTACAGCCGTCATATTGTATAATGGGACAAACATCCGCAAACAGCCTTCTGTACAGTCAGGCATCGCTCTAAGGGCAAATGCAGGAGACTCCTTCCGTATTAAGGGGGTAACAGGAGATTGGGTTGAAATTTATCTTTCCAACGGCGATACAGCTTTCGTGGCAGGATGGATCATATCAACCGATTTGAAAAATGCCCCTGGCAAAAACGGAAACGAAAGTCCCCAATCACACGGATCCATCGCAGGCAAGACGATTGTCATCGATCCTGGCCATGGCGGCAGGGATAATGGTACAACCGGGAACAAAGGGACACTTGAAAAAAATATGACCTTAAAGACTGCTCAATTGCTTTATGACAAATTAAGCAATGCAGGTGCGAAAGTCATCATGACAAGGAATGATGACCGGTACATTTCTTTGCAGTCCCGTGTTGCTGTAGCTCAATATGAAGACGCTGATGCGTTTATCAGCATCCACTATGACAGCATTCCGGACCGCAGCGTAAATGGACATACAACCTATTATTATCATTCGTTCCAAAAAGATTTGGCCGAGTCAGTCAACCAAGCAGTCTCCAAGAAAGTCAATCTCAGGGACCGAGGGGTTAGATTTGGAGATTATCATGTCATTAGGGAAAACCATCAGCCTTCCACACTTTTGGAACTTGGCTATTTAAGCAATCCCGCTGAAGAAGCATCTATTCTTTCCAATCAGTATCAACAAATTGCTTCCACAGGCATTTACAATGGGTTAATGGATTATTTCAACTAAAAAAGCAGAAGGGAAATTCCCTTCTGCTTTTTTTTATCAGCTTTCAATAATCAGAGTGACTGGGCCGTCATTCGTCAATTTGACATCCATCTTGGCACCAAATTTACCTGTTTCAACAACAATTCCTTGAT from Falsibacillus pallidus encodes the following:
- the aspS gene encoding aspartate--tRNA ligase, with protein sequence MYGRTYYCGEVTEENIGESITLKGWVQKRRDLGGLIFIDLRDRTGIVQAVFNPDGSKEALEIAEKVRNEYVLDIKGKVVAREEGTVNTNLMTGKIEVVVSEITIINEAKTPPFVLSDDKEVSEELRLKYRYLDLRRPMMFETLKMRHQVTKAFRTFLDDEGFLDIETPILTKSTPEGARDYLVPSRVHPGEFYALPQSPQIFKQMLMVSGFDKYYQIARCFRDEDLRADRQPEFTQIDIETSFMSQEDIIAMVERMMGKLMKDVKGAEIPEAFPRLSYDEAMGRYGSDKPDTRFEMELKDVSEAVKESGFKVFAGAVASGGQVKALNVKSAADKYSRKDIDALTEFTSRYGAKGLAWLKVEEEGLKGPISKFFPEDEAAKLTALLDAQPGDLLLFVADKKSVVADALGALRLKLGKELGLIDESKFNFLWVTDWPLLEYDEEAGRYFAAHHPFTMPVREDLGLLDSAPGEARAQAYDLVLNGYELGGGSLRIFERDIQEKMFEVLGFTPEQAKEQFGFLLDAFEYGTPPHGGIALGLDRIVMLLAGRTNLRDTIAFPKTASASCLLTNAPGKVSEDQLDELHLGLKTEAVES
- the hisS gene encoding histidine--tRNA ligase, whose protein sequence is MAIQIPRGTQDILPGEVEKWQFIEQKAKELCQKFNYKEIRTPIFEHTELFLRSVGDTTDIVQKEMYSFEDRGGRDMTLRPEGTASVARSYIENKMYGYANQPVKLYYNGPMFRYERPQAGRFRQFVQFGVEALGSQDPAIDAEVISLAMSLYKEAGLKSLKLVINSLGDQESRKAHRNALIKHFEPRISEFCSDCQNRLEKNPLRILDCKKDRDHELMGTAPSILEYLNEESIQYFEKVQAYLTALGIEFEVDPTLVRGLDYYNHTAFEIMSSAEGFGAITTLCGGGRYNGLIQEIGGPETPGIGFGMSIERLLAAVEAEGAVLPYESKMDCFFVSLGEEAKDKTVELLYQLRQAGYSAEKDYLDRKIKAQFKAADRVNARFVAVLGEDELKVNKINVKNMETGDQQELTLDDFVSAFQQLAD
- a CDS encoding RNA polymerase subunit sigma-70 translates to MRFGDKQSMNMGAEKVFGVDFHHFIERESQATTMELASEFGLTLRDVRSLKKKMERS
- a CDS encoding SH3 domain-containing protein, giving the protein MARKLLQAAIVAIMLTASFFTNAHFSHAGGPQAKVGVDSLNVRQGPGLTYSVVAQIHKGETYEIVGQQKDWVQIKVSAFTKGWVASWLVTTTDNGYTASSSDSIGIVTADGLRLRSGPGTGEKVIDVLSKNEKVSILASSSNWYKVNANGHTGWISSEFVSMSGKTEAASTTSAKSAIITATSLNARSNPDLGSRIVGSLKKGDRVRILSTKNDWNEIEFGGDTAWISGKYVEYSDSPAPSSPSSGNQTMMAVVKVDNLNVREEPSLNGNIVGSVKSGERVKLIEEKNDWMKIELSQGSTGWVAGWFMEKTMAAPSKGNDVSSSKGTAVILYNGTNIRKQPSVQSGIALRANAGDSFRIKGVTGDWVEIYLSNGDTAFVAGWIISTDLKNAPGKNGNESPQSHGSIAGKTIVIDPGHGGRDNGTTGNKGTLEKNMTLKTAQLLYDKLSNAGAKVIMTRNDDRYISLQSRVAVAQYEDADAFISIHYDSIPDRSVNGHTTYYYHSFQKDLAESVNQAVSKKVNLRDRGVRFGDYHVIRENHQPSTLLELGYLSNPAEEASILSNQYQQIASTGIYNGLMDYFN